CGCGCTGGCGCTGGCCTTCACCGGGCTGGCGCTGGGCGGGCATGCCGCCTGGCTGGGCCTGACGGTGCTGCTGATGCGCCGCGTGCAGCGGGCCAGCGGGGTGGCGCCGCCCGCGGGGGCGGACGCCTGGCGGTCCTGGTGGGCCGAATGCCGGGCCGCCCCTCGGGTGTTCGCCTGGCGGCAGCCCTTTCGCACCCACGCCGAGCCCGACGTGTGGCCGGCCGATGCCGCGGGGCGCCAGGGCGTGCTGCTGGTGCATGGCTACCTGTGCAACCGCGCGATCTGGAACCCCTGGCTGCGGTGCCTGCGCGCACGGGGCATTCCGGCCGTGGCCGTGACGCTGGAGCCGCCCGGCGCCGCGCTGGACACGCATGTGCCCACGCTGGCGGCGGCGGCCCAGCAGCTCTGGCTGCGCACCGGGCGCGCCCCGCTGCTGGTCGGTCACAGCATGGGAGGGCTGGCGCTGCGGGCCTGGTGGCGCGCCGACGGCGGGCGCACCCCGGTGGCCGGGCTGGTCACGGTGGGCACACCCCACCAGGGCACCTGGATGGCCCTCTGGGGGCACAGTGACAGCGCCCGGCAGATGCAACCGGGCTCGGCCTGGCTGCGGCAACTGGCCGCGGACGAGGCGCGGCTGCGCGCCGAAGGATCAGAAGCGCCCGCGGTGCTCAGCGTCTTCAGCCCCTGCGACAGCATCGTGTTCCCGACCCAGGGCGCCGTGTGGCCCGGCGGTGAAGCTCTGGCGGTAGCGGGGGCCGGCCATGTGGACCTGCTCCAGCACGCGGCTGTCTTCGAGGCCGTATGCCAGCGGCTGGAGGGCGCTCGCGCCGAAGCGGGGGGCCGCAGGCACTGAGCGCCGCAGACCGGATTCGCGCACCGGGCCCGGGCTCAGCAGCCCGGCGGGCCACAGCCACAGCGGCAGCATTTCCAGCCAGAGCAGGGCGCGGCCATCGGCCACCTCGGTGAACTGCCAGCTGCCCAACCACCACAGCCAGGCCCCCAGCACCGCGGCAGCGCACAGCCAGCGCATGCGTCGGCCCTGCAACTGCGCGAAGCCCTGCCGCACGAAGGCCCGGCGACAGGCCAGGGTGCACAGCCCCGCCACGCACAGGTGCAGCAGCGCGGTCAGCAGCCCCCAGGGGCCGGCCTGTTCCCTCAGCACCTCCAGCGGGTCCAGCGGGGGCAGGGCGCTCAAGCCTGCGGCCACGGCCAGGGCCATGGCGCCATAGAGCATGAGGGTACTGCGTTGGGCGAGGTGGGCGGACATGGTCGGTGGGGCGGCAAGGTCGTTGCGTTCTGCAGCGGCGCGCCGCAGCTTAGCCCGACGGATGTGTCAGACGACAGCTGAGAATCCCCCAATTGGCGCATGCGGCACCAAGCCGGGTCAGCCGTCCAGCTCCTTCAGCCAGTTCAGGGTGGCTTCCGGGGCCATGGTCAGCAGCCGGGCGATGTCGCTCACGTCATCGGGGACGGCGGGGTTGTCCCATCCGAGGCTGGTGTGGCGCGCCAGCCGCACAGCCAGAAGCACATTGCGTACCTGGGGATCGTTTTCCTTGCGGTCGTCGGTGATGTGCACCAGCAGTTCCGGCAGGTGCCAGGTCTGCATCAGGGCCTGCTGCACCTCGCCCAGGGTGACGTGCAGGCATTGGCGCTGCACCGTGCTGCTGCGCAGCGTGCGATCGGCCTGCTGCTGCAGCTTCATCTGCAGCGCCAGCGTCGGGGCATTCAGCCACAGCAGCATCTCCGCAAAGTCGTGCAGCAGGGCCGCCAGATAGATGACCGCCGCGTCGTGGTCGCGCCGGTGCAGCGCAAAGGCCAGGGCGAAGCGGCTGGCGCGGTCGGCCCGGTCCAGCACGGCCTGCAGGCCGGCCAGGGCCTCGGGTTGACCTTCCAGATGCATGTCCACCGTGGGTTGCGGCCCGAAGGTGGCGAAGAAGGGCGTGATGCCGGTCAGCACCAGGGCCTCGCGCAAGGTTTCGGCGTCGTTGTTGCGCCGGTGCCGCTGCACGGTGGCGGTGTAGGCCAGCACCTTGAGCGTCATCAGCGGGTCGCTCATCAGCTCGTCGGCCAGCATCCGCGCGTCCACGTCGTCCTGCATCTGGCGCAATTCCTCCAGCACGGCCGCGGTGTGCGGCAGCACGGGGATCTCGACCAGCTGGAAATAGCGTACCCAGCTGCCCAGATCGGACGGATAGCAGGACGGGGACGGGGCTGAAGACATCGGGCGCACCCAAGGGTGTGGTCGCCTTGTTATCGGCATCCCGGGCCGGCGGCTTGAGCGCCGGCCCGGGGACCCCGGGAGGTCAGAGGCGATCCACCTCCAGCCTACCGATGAACTCGCCCTTCACATAGAGGGCTCCCTCGGGGGCCCCGGCCTGGCCGTGGTACTCCACGAGCGGCAGGTCGGCGGGCGGGGGCAGCCCGCGGTGCTGGCGCGCGAGCGGGCGGGGGGCCACCCCGCGGGCGGCACGGGCCAGGGCCAAGGCCAGGGTGCGCAGGCCACGGGCGACGAGGTGGCGCAGGCCACGGTCAGGTTGGGCCGCGCCCAGCAACTGCTCGGGCGTGGCGGCGCGAAGAAGGGTGCGATGCGGGAACATGGGTCTCTCCAGGGGCGCGCACCGCTTCCTCGGTGCGCGCGAAAGGGGGGCTCAGGGGCTGTGGGGGTCGGGGCGGGCGTGGGCCAGCTCGCGGCGCAGGGTCTGGCGCTGCTGCTGTCGCAGGGCCTTGCCGGAGCGGCGGTGCGGGCCGGCCTGGCGCAGTCGTGCCGGGACGGCCACCGGATTGCGCGGGGTGCTCAGGGTCAGCTGGATCTTCAGGGTCATGTCATCTCCTCGGGCCGGATGTCGGCCATGCGGCGGCCTGCCTTGCAGGCGCCACGGGGGCGCCACAGGGCGGCAAGGGGTTCACACGGTGCCCGTGGCACGGCCTGCGGTCAGCAGGGTCCGCCAGACGGGGTCAAGGGGTCAGGAACTGGGAGAAGGCCCGCACCGGACGGGCCATCAGGGTGCAATGCATCTGTCGGTCCAGAGGGTGGCGGGGCCGGCCGGTACAGCGCAGGGGCCGGGGCGGGCGCGGGATTCGGCAGGCGAACCCACCGCGCGGCGCCAGGTTCAGGAGCGGCAGAACCTCGGCGCGTCCGCAAATGATAAACATTTGATTATCTTGCGCAAGTGTTTTTTATCTTTTGCGCAACGACAAGCGCGTCACCCCGCGCGGGCGGCGGCCTGCCCGCGCCCTGCGGCGCGCCTGGGGAGGGGCCTCAGCGCTTGCCCTTGAGCGGGGCGACGCCGCGCTGGCTCAGGCGCCAGAGGT
This sequence is a window from Ideonella dechloratans. Protein-coding genes within it:
- a CDS encoding HDOD domain-containing protein; protein product: MSSAPSPSCYPSDLGSWVRYFQLVEIPVLPHTAAVLEELRQMQDDVDARMLADELMSDPLMTLKVLAYTATVQRHRRNNDAETLREALVLTGITPFFATFGPQPTVDMHLEGQPEALAGLQAVLDRADRASRFALAFALHRRDHDAAVIYLAALLHDFAEMLLWLNAPTLALQMKLQQQADRTLRSSTVQRQCLHVTLGEVQQALMQTWHLPELLVHITDDRKENDPQVRNVLLAVRLARHTSLGWDNPAVPDDVSDIARLLTMAPEATLNWLKELDG
- a CDS encoding esterase/lipase family protein — its product is MIARWQRGALLLGFALWALASGLAWAQGHPALALAFTGLALGGHAAWLGLTVLLMRRVQRASGVAPPAGADAWRSWWAECRAAPRVFAWRQPFRTHAEPDVWPADAAGRQGVLLVHGYLCNRAIWNPWLRCLRARGIPAVAVTLEPPGAALDTHVPTLAAAAQQLWLRTGRAPLLVGHSMGGLALRAWWRADGGRTPVAGLVTVGTPHQGTWMALWGHSDSARQMQPGSAWLRQLAADEARLRAEGSEAPAVLSVFSPCDSIVFPTQGAVWPGGEALAVAGAGHVDLLQHAAVFEAVCQRLEGARAEAGGRRH